A section of the Castanea sativa cultivar Marrone di Chiusa Pesio chromosome 12, ASM4071231v1 genome encodes:
- the LOC142619200 gene encoding LRR receptor-like serine/threonine-protein kinase EFR — protein MMLHQTNSCASCSIYLHAILFLFIILLCLQPTTAAPAPTNETDRLALLKFKESVSYDPYNILSSWNDSVNFCNWLGITCDGRHQRVTALDLPGYNLRGSLSPYIGNLSFLRSIKLQNNSFYGEIPQEVGHLFRLQELRLNNNTLEGQIPPNLSKCSNLRFIHLHVNNFRGKIPMELGSLMKLEELQLLKNNLAGGIPPSLGNLSSLKSFAAEYNNLVGNIPDTIGRLKGLVVFSILMNKLSGMIPSSLYNVSSLQIFSVADNQLNGTLPTNIGLNLPNLQVLRFGGNEFSGPIPTSLCNATHLQKIDFGMNNFLGSVPTNFGNLLDLSSLGLNSNYLGKSLHFLTSLTNCSKLVSVDLSKNQFQGVLPNSIANLSTNLTKLFFGGNEISGTIPASLENLVNLIGLGMDYNHFSGTIPTSFGRFQKMQLLVLGGNKLSGEIPTFIGNLTRLFRLELQENRFEGTIPPSNWPNLQILDVSQNNLNGSIPLELIGLSSLTLILLNLSYNSLTGKLPLEVGGLENINKLDVSNNNLSGEIPKSIGFCLVLEHLNLSFNNFEGEVPTEGVFKNTIAISLIGNTKLCSGIPNLKLPKCHVKVMKPRKSIGFKVALIITPIVLFICLFSSFLNNRYSIRKSQRSLSMASRMPRISFSYKEFMQSLDTCNVTYKELYKATSGFSSNNLIGSGSFGSVYKGDLDGNGTLVAIKVLNLQQKGASKSFMAECNTLRNIRHRNLVKIITCCSHMDHCGNEFKALVFKFMTNGSLDVWLHPGLDSENQSRNLSFLQRLNVAIDVATAINYLHNHSVLPIIHCDLKPSNILLDNDMVAHISDFGLARFGSTIEDSCLKETITSGLKGSIGFVAPEYGMGCDTSTKGDVYSYGIIILEMFLGKQPTDKMFKDGLNLHNYAKMAVAQPERLVQIVDPFLRRDVEEMHKYLVPKLQLGLACSVQSPKERMNMEEVTRKLHLIKNAYLNSRIYRHGPLTSGIQVEGKCNEIMLQQIFEENSIRAIKQIPIPRRANPDKSVWLGETSGNFSVKSSYLIEHGDRFDQTYNQDWKKLWESKLHERLKMFLWRLAKGELPLKTRLANSIGCEDLSCVLCGEAEESELHVFRDCIVIRMLWFASEIGLRWDHFEANSAVELVQKILNPPKELITDGLNQNEFTLMAAVICYETWRMRNLMLSKNVKFDPMEFPWRIKSAMESFSPRKENDGQCKEREKEEG, from the exons ATGATGCTTCACCAAACCAATTCGTGTGCGTCTTGTTCCATATACCTTCATGCGATTCTCTTCCTTTTTATAATCCTGCTCTGCTTGCAACCAACCACTGCAGCCCCTGCTCCAACAAATGAGACCGATCGTTTGGCTTTGCTCAAATTTAAAGAATCTGTATCTTATGATCCATATAACATTTTGAGTTCATGGAATGACTCTGTGAACTTCTGCAATTGGCTTGGAATAACATGCGATGGTCGACACCAAAGAGTCACGGCCTTGGACCTACCGGGCTACAACTTACGTGGATCTCTATCACCTTACATAGGCAACCTCAGCTTTCTTAGATCCATCAAACTCCAAAACAACAGCTTCTATGGTGAAATTCCACAGGAAGTTGGCCATTTGTTTCGACTGCAAGAACTCAGACTTAACAATAACACGTTGGAGGGGCAAATACCACCCAACTTGTCCAAGTGCTCCAATCTCAGATTCATACATCTTCATGTGAATAACTTTAGAGGGAAAATTCCAATGGAGCTAGGCTCTCTAATGAAACTTGAAGAACTTCAACTCCTCAAAAACAATTTGGCAGGAGGGATCCCACCTTCTCTAGGAAATCTTTCTTCGCTCAAATCTTTCGCTGCAGAGTACAATAACCTGGTGGGAAATATTCCAGATACCATAGGCCGATTAAAAGGCTTAGTAGTTTTCTCAATTCTCATGAATAAATTGTCAGGTATGATCCCTTCCTCTCTTTACAACGTGTCATCTCTCCAAATATTTTCAGTTGCAGACAACCAACTTAATGGCACCCTTCCAACAAACATAGGCCTTaatcttcccaatctccaagTTCTTCGATTTGGTGGGAATGAGTTCTCTGGGCCAATCCCTACTTCATTATGCAATGCAACTCACcttcaaaaaattgattttggtatGAACAATTTTCTGGGATCAGTTCCAACtaattttggaaatttgttGGATCTTTCATCGCTAGGTTTGAATAGCAATTACCTAGGAAAGAGCCTCCATTTCTTAACATCGCTAACAAATTGTAGCAAACTGGTCTCCGTGGATTTAAGTAAAAACCAATTTCAAGGTGTTTTGCCCAATTCTATAGCCAACTTGTCAACCAACCtcactaaattattttttggaggCAATGAAATATCTGGAACTATTCCTGCATCATTAGAGAATCTTGTCAACTTAATTGGCTTAGGAATGGATTATAATCACTTCAGTGGCACCATTCCCACTAGTTTCGGGAGGTTTCAGAAGATGCAACTGTTGGTTTTAGGTGGAAACAAATTGTCTGGAGAAATACCAACCTTCATAGGCAACCTTACTCGGTTGTTCCGACTCGAGTTACAAGAAAACAGATTTGAAGGAACCATACCTCCAAGTAACTGGCCAAATTTGCAGATCTTGGACGTTTCACAAAATAACCTTAATGGATCCATACCCCTAGAGCTTATTGGTCTTTCTTCCCTTACACTAATTCTCCTCAATTTATCTTACAACTCATTGACTGGCAAACTGCCATTAGAAGTAGGTGGCCTTGAAAATATCAACAAACTGGATGTTTCTAACAATAATTTGTCGGGTGAAATTCCGAAATCTATCGGATTTTGTTTGGTGTTGGAACACCTTAATCTTTCGTTCAATAATTTTGAGGGTGAGGTACCAACTGAAGGagtttttaaaaacacaattgCAATATCATTGATTGGAAATACTAAACTTTGTAGTGGTATACCAAACTTGAAGTTGCCAAAATGTCATGTAAAAGTCATGAAACCACGGAAGTCCATTGGCTTCAAAGTAGCACTTATTATTACTCCCATTGTTctatttatttgcttgttttcttcctttcttaATAATCGCTACTCGATAAGAAAATCACAAAGGTCACTATCAATGGCTTCAAGAATGCCCCGCATTAGTTTTTCATACAAAGAATTCATGCAGTCACTAGACACTTGTAATGTTACATACAAAGAACTCTATAAAGCAACTAGTGGATTTTcttcaaataatttaattggATCTGGCAGTTTTGGCTCTGTGTATAAAGGAGATCTTGATGGGAATGGAACTCTAGTTGCTATAAAGGTCCTTAACCTTCAACAGAAGGGAGCTTCCAAAAGTTTCATGGCCGAATGCAACACATTACGAAATATTCGGCATCGGAATCTTGTTAAGATAATAACATGTTGCTCTCACATGGATCATTGTGGAAATGAATTCAAAGCTCTAGTCTTTAAATTCATGACAAATGGGAGCTTAGATGTTTGGTTGCATCCAGGGCTAGACAGCGAAAATCAATCAAGGAACTTGAGCTTTCTTCAAAGACTAAATGTTGCAATTGATGTGGCTACTGCAATAAATTATCTTCACAACCATTCTGTGCTACCAATTATTCACTGTGATTTAAAGCCAAGTAATATTCTTCTTGACAATGACATGGTTGCTCATATAAGTGATTTTGGCTTAGCAAGGTTCGGCTCAACTATTGAAGATTCTTGTTTGAAGGAAACTATTACAAGTGGGCTAAAGGGATCTATTGGCTTTGTTGCTCCAG AGTATGGCATGGGCTGTGACACTTCAACAAAGGGAGACGTGTATAGCTATGGAATAATTATATTGGAGATGTTCTTAGGGAAGCAACCCACTGACAAAATGTTTAAAGATGGTCTCAATCTCCACAATTATGCTAAGATGGCAGTTGCACAGCCAGAAAGACTTGTCCAGATTGTAGATCCATTCCTTCGAAGAGACGTTGAAGAAATGCATAAGTACCTAGTCCCAAAACTTCAACTTGGATTGGCTTGTTCAGTGCAGTCgccaaaagaaagaatgaatatgGAGGAAGTTACCAGGAAATtgcatttgataaaaaatgCTTATCTTAATTCCAGGATTTACAGACATGGGCCTTTAACTAGTGGAATCCAAGTTGAG GGAAAATGTAATGAAATCATGCTACaacaaatttttgaagaaaactCAATCCGGGCTATAAAGCAAATTCCCATCCCTAGAAGAGCAAATCCAGATAAATCGGTGTGGTTGGGAGAAACGTCAGGAAATTTTTCAGTGAAATCTTCCTACTTAATAGAGCACGGTGATAGATTTGATCAGACGTATAACCAAGATTGGAAGAAGCTATGGGAAAGTAAATTGCACGAAAGACTAAAAATGTTTCTGTGGAGGCTTGCAAAAGGAGAACTACCCCTTAAAACCCGATTGGCAAATAGCATAGGGTGTGAGGATCTGTCTTGCGTGCTGTGTGGGGAAGCAGAGGAATCAGAGCTACATGTGTTCCGTGATTGTATAGTGATTAGAATGTTGTGGTTTGCCTCTGAGATTGGCTTGAGATGGGATCATTTTGAGGCTAATTCTGCTGTGGAGTTGGTACAAAAGATATTAAACCCCCCTAAGGAGTTAATAACTGATGGTTTAAATCAAAATGAGTTCACTTTAATGGCAGCCGTGATTTGCTACGAAACATGGAGGATGCGAAATTTGATGCTTTCTAAAAATGTAAAGTTTGACCCAATGGAATTCCCTTGGAGAATTAAGTCTGCTATGGAAAGCTTTTCTCCAAGAAAGGAAAATGATGGGCAAtgtaaagaaagagagaaggaagaagggTAG
- the LOC142619405 gene encoding protein FAR1-RELATED SEQUENCE 5-like codes for MSDSNYHTKTDSQSVRKLNFEDEDSPLVIVEQPEPISIDSNDKIHANVEEEVIPKLGIEFETEKDAYDFYNSYARVVGFSIRRSKGHKGDKDGSRKWLDRVFCCSCEGIRGNNKRDDNVKCHCLETRCGCKAEMKISCRYSEKYCVVKFVSEHTHVLASPRKRIFLRSQRSINPAQAVEAELADSSGIAPKASVGLMARRVGGLDNLGFIPEDYNNYLCTKRTEEMKSRDTGGLLEYLQRMQSEDLNFSYAIQKAMFGKKPQTILTDQDAAMAKALASQWPKTHHRLCVWHMYQNAAKNLKEAFGRYSTFAADFSSCVYDHDYEDDFLDAWDNMLDKYDLKNNSWLQRQFELREKWALVYGRKTFCADMSTTQRSESMNSQIKRYITYNYDLLRFLHHFQRLVDDRRFEELRADFKATQSKPSLEYPVEILKHAASVYTPAVFKLFNRELWLTWDCELHKEGEVGSVVKYKVISPRKSRQHIVQFDSLASTVMCSCNKFEFVGILCAHALKVLSFQNCKRVPNQYILKRWTKDAKVGSAMKNYMHVGPRDQNADVGSRYKVLLKLYSNLAARAALTDETFRIALDAHESTLNKVEANLKILSIEESTVGSTHFKSKAQQANDNVQPTNCEGNKIKGIKLKGRQACVETSRRRKGALEKATRKRKRQTKASSHIQQLTLENSMRSLNTPGFTDMLNLTQEDSMANLNTPGFIDMLNLTQEDSMTNLNTSGFTDMMNLTQAQLPKVGNQRNYEDVE; via the exons ATGAGTGATAGCAATTATCATACTAAGACTGATAGTCAATCAGTtcgaaaattaaattttgaagaTGAGGATTCACCACTTGTGATAGTTGAACAACCAGAACCAATATCAATAGATAGCAATGATAAAATTCATGCTAATGTAGAAGAAGAAGTGATTCCGAAATTAGGAATTGAGTTTGAGACTGAGAAAGATGCGTATGATTTCTATAATAGTTATGCGCGTGTAGTTGGATTTAGTATTAGGCGAAGTAAGGGCCATAAGGGTGATAAAGATGGTTCACGTAAATGGTTAGATAGAGTTTTTTGTTGCTCTTGCGAGGGTATACGAGGGAATAACAAAAGAGATGATAATGTGAAATGCCATTGTCTAGAAACAAGATGTGGTTGCAAAGCAGAGATGAAAATTAGTTGTAGATatagtgaaaaatattgtgtggTAAAATTTGTGTCAGAGCACACACATGTCTTAGCTTCTCCTCGTAAGCGTATATTCCTTAGATCTCAGAGGTCCATTAATCCAGCCCAAGCTGTTGAGGCTGAATTAGCAGATAGTTCTGGAATTGCACCAAAAGCAAGTGTAGGACTAATGGCCAGAAGGGTAGGTGGACTTGACAATCTTGGCTTCATTCCTGAGGactataataattatttgtgtACAAAACGAACAGAAGAGATGAAAAGCAGGGATACAGGAGGCTTACTTGAATATCTTCAAAGAATGCAATCTGAAGACCTTAATTTTTCTTATGCAATTCAG AAAGCAATGTTTGGTAAGAAACCACAGACTATCCTCACAGACCAAGATGCTGCAATGGCAAAAGCTTTAGCTTCACAATGGCCAAAAACACATCATCGTTTATGTGTTTGGCATATGTACCAGAATGCAGCTAAGAACCTCAAAGAAGCGTTTGGAAGGTACAGTACTTTTGCAGCAGATTTTAGTAGTTGTGTATATGACCATGACTATGAAGACGATTTTTTAGATGCATGGGATAATATGCTTGATAAATATGATCTAAAGAATAACAGTTGGTTGCAAAGACAATTTGAGTTAAGGGAGAAATGGGCTTTGGTTTATGGGAGGAAAACATTCTGTGCTGATATGTCTACTACTCAAAGAAGCGAGAGTATGAACAGTCAAATTAAAAGGTACATAACTTATAATTATGACTTGTTACGTTTCCTTCATCACTTTCAAAGGTTGGTTGATGATAGACGTTTTGAAGAGTTGAGAGCAGATTTTAAAGCAACTCAAAGTAAACCATCATTAGAATATCCAGTAGAAATATTGAAGCATGCAGCAAGTGTTTATACTCCTGCAGTATTTAAGTTGTTTAATCGTGAATTATGGCTCACTTGGGATTGTGAATTGCATAAGGAGGGTGAGGTTGGATCTGTGGTAAAATATAAAGTTATTTCTCCCCGTAAATCTCGCCAACACATTGTTCAATTTGATTCATTGGCTTCTACAGTGATGTGTAGttgtaataaatttgaatttgttggaATTTTATGTGCCCATGCCTTAAAAGTGTTATCttttcaaaattgtaaaagGGTGCCAAATCAGTATATTTTAAAAAGGTGGACAAAAGATGCAAAGGTTGGTTCtgcaatgaaaaattatatgcaTGTAGGACCACGTGACCAAAATGCGGATGTGGGAAGTCGTTATAAAGTGCTGCTTAAATTGTATTCTAATTTGGCAGCAAGAGCTGCACTAACTGATGAGACTTTTCGAATTGCTTTGGATGCTCATGAAAGTACTTTGAACAAAGTGGAggcaaatttgaaaattttatcaattgaagAATCTACTGTTGGGAGCACTCATTTCAAATCAAAGGCTCAACAAGCTAATGATAATGTGCAGCCTACTAATTGTgaaggaaataaaattaaaggaattAAGCTTAAAGGGAGACAAGCATGTGTAGAGACATCTCGTAGAAGAAAGGGTGCATTAGAGAAAGCTACAAGAAAGAGAAAACGTCAAACTAAAGCATCCTCTCATATTCAACAGCTCACACTG GAAAATAGCATGAGAAGTTTAAATACACCTGGCTTTACTGATATGCTAAACTTGACACAG GAAGATAGCATGGCAAATTTAAATACACCTGGCTTTATTGATATGCTGAACTTGACACAG GAAGATAGCATGACAAATTTAAATACATCTGGCTTTACTGATATGATGAACTTGACACAG GCACAATTACCCAAAGTGGGAAATCAAAGAAATTATGAAGATGTTGAATAG